ATCAAATAACTTCTGAACAAGAAAGAATTACTTCTTGCTTATCTCAACAGTAGCACTTCATCAGACAGTGTTCCGCCACGAGGTCATACAATCAATAATATCAGACATTCCGAATGCAAACATCGGCTTTATCCCTCAGTGAGTGAGCGAGGCAAAGTGGGTCTTACTCTATTGAGTGTACTGAAGCAATGGTGATAGGAGGGGTAACAACAACACTAGGGATGTCAACAATGAAattcaaatagtattttaacTGACCAAACAAAGACATAAAATGtacttatatattaaaaaagacTTCAGCTCTATATAAGATGTGCCAGTGGTGCATGGTTATTTGGTCTGGGAAATTGCAATACAGCAATGAATTTGGTGTCGACTCTCAGATTGTGCACATTGTAGGACCTTCGTTGACAATAATGAATAAACACAAGTAATACAAACTAGCCCTGACCTATCGGTACATGCATGGTAATACATTCATGGGTTCATAAGCATgaattatgtatttcatttttaattcaattattgaaCTGCTCAGAACTTAAGAGACTCACGTGGACATCTCACTTCAAGTTTTTTCAGTTTCTATAAACATCCTTAGTTTGTTGTCATCTGTGTTGTCATCTGTGTTGTCATAGTGCAGTTTTGTTTAACCTTGGTCGCAACTCAAAAACAGTCTGATTAAAATGGAACTTGGTACTCATGTTACCAGGGACAAtctacacatgtatagcaagcccataactctggctataGTAAATGTTTTGCTCATAGCCTCCATTTTTGTCTGAAATAAACCCCACAACAGACAAGTATTGACATTTGCTTCTCGGTGCTCTTGTTAGttaaaataatgctttaaacTGCCCCATTTTTCTATTCAGTGCACAGGGATGACCTTGTCAACCCACAGTCCGAGGAGCTCCAAGAAAGACTCAGGGAGGTGGATGAGAACTTCAAGAGAGGTAAGAACTGACTTTCATAAAGatacaaaattgtaattttagCAAATATCCTTTTCACCATTAACCACGATAAGCTCCATGAAATGATATTAATTGATCGTTTTGAAGTTAAAAATGGGCaacttatttcattaataatgaTATGGGCGTCTCCAATACACTAGCAAGATGGCTCAAGTAAAAACCTCATCTGGGCCTATAGAAATACCACTGTTACAAGCCTGTTCAGCTGTACTTCCTTTAGCATTGTACAGTGCTTAACTGTATAAGCCTTCAGcctttaaattataattatttcagacCCAATTGCGATGTACACCAAAAGTTCTTTCACTGTTCATTTGTGTATTAAATGAGCACAAAACCCATTCCATTAAGATTATAgtttatgtcaaaataatatgtttgatgatgtactaatatatttaaataaaactaatacaGCTGAAAcaaaatcttgttagaaatgcTGGAAATCACCAGTATATCCATATAAATATGAGACcagtaaagttttaaaaagatgACCTTAACATCGTAAACTAAAACGCAGAGTTCTGAACAATTTTCCCAATGTCTCACTTAGAGGTTTATCCTTAATAGactgctgcatatatgcacatataGAATAGAcggttgtgtccgggctgtaacttgtTTATGCGcagggattttaaaattattttatggtCATGGAGAGCTTTCCTACCCATTGGGATGGATTTTGACAGTAAATTTCTTATACTTATATGTGTATGATACATATTTGATCAATGTTTACCCTCTACTGTAGTTGAGAGAGCGCGGGAGGCAGCCCTGGACTCCCAGGCCATGCATCTCATTGCCAACATTGGGCGCATGAAGGCACAGGCCCTGCATACAGAGTTTGTCAGGTTCCAGCCTACAGAATTTGCACAGAAACTGGTAAAAGACCTATAATCTTTTAATCAGTAGTCATCTTGTTAAGAATTTAAAACTAGCGTTCAAACCATtgtgtttacacaatatttaAGTACAGAACAGAGTTCATACCTTTAGGTTCTAATGACATTTTAGTTCTTTACAGAATTCATGCCATTACAGGGTTCATAAGCAACATTTAAGTACATTGTTTAAGGTTTTATTACCTtctaacattaactttacattaTGGCCATTGTAATCAGTCCAAAGAATATAATAGGTGTAGCTTTGCATTGGAAGGAAACATACGTTTATTCCTGAAGCACTGCACAatgtatgaatataaaaaaatgagacataAATGCACTTTAATAGTTCTTTTGGAGGGATAGaatattaaagaatataataaaaacttctatcgatgatatattattttaaatggaaGGCCTTATTCAGTGATGGGACTTATGTACtgattgttattattgttttacagATTGCGTTTGTGGGAGGCACATCAGCGGGGCAGGGTGTAGAAGCTAGGATATCTGCCCAGGGCTGGGCAAGTCTCGGGCGGGCCACTCAACCATTCTTTAGACGTTCACCTCCCTTTCAATTCGTGTAGGTACTGCTTGCTAGTTAGGGGgggattaaagaaaaaaatgtcaaggtATTGTGCTAGCTTTGGTGACTGCGGCACTGGCTTTCAAAAACTTTGACATTGGCCATAAATAAAAGCcatttaaaatggaataaaacttggtatatgttatcaatatagctaTACACACATTTTTTAGCAAGACATGAAACTCTGGCTTTAATGTTTGCTGAATAATATCCTTTCTTGACTAAAAAAACAGTCGTCATGATCATTTTGTTGCTTGCTCCGCTATGCTTGTTAAAATTTGAGATAGGACGGAATATTGAGTCCTGTAGGAGGTACCAAGGTCTGAGctttgtaatttgtaaattcatttgttttaactttactTATCACAATTTAGCTTCAATGTTTATAGAAGCAGAAACTGTTGTCAGAGATATTTTGAGCACAAGTGATAGGCATGTGCCATCATCAATGGAATTGTAATGCAGAAAGCTGTGATGTTGgacatttatcaaaatctgtTGAAAATCAATAACGTTTTATTGccatcaaacccacaacctcttaggtgagaggtggacacctatatcACTCTCACTCTTATTAGACCTCACTCATCCTCGCCAGCCTTAAGGCATTTGATACATTAAACCCCTTGATCAACTTATAAAAGCACGTTAACATTGGCATCTGCTTACTGTGCAAAGGTTGAAAAGGTTATTTCTTGGAACAGAGTAAGTTCTTGCCATAAACAAACTACACATGCGAGAGAGTGATAGTAAACCAGTGGCATATGCCTGGATCCACCATTGATGTTATGGGCTAAAGCCCCACCAGGCACACATTCACTTGGCCTCTTAAAGaggacacaagtactggtttctaccaaaGAAACAAGACTCCGACCATAAATCCTGACTGAAGTTTGAATTGTGGATTTCAGGTTGGGATCTTTTGAGCGTGGACCAAAGCCAGTAAAAGAGAGACAACAGCGAGCACCCAGGGAGAAGGAAAGTCTCGCTACCAAGGAAACAGTGCCAAACCAGGTAAGTCTTTGGGTCTTCTTTTTTCTGACTTAAGTTACCCTATTCTTCATTTAGGGAGAACAATTTGGGGAATTAGTAAGaggtttttgaaaaaaaatcagaggAGAAGACTTTTATCAATTGCCCcagtatttttttgtgaaatttaacACACTCTGTCCCCAATTTCTTGAACAgtctttatttctttaaacagaAACAACTCAGTATGATGTTTTATACAGTTTGGACAATGATTGAAGGTTCAATCATTGTCCTATATAAGTGGCACTTtgtcttaacatttaaatgGTAAGTTTAAGTCAACCTTGAAGTTTGTATGTTATTTTGTGAAGAATCTTAACACAGGCATTCATATGTGATTACActtgtcattgtttatttttttgctgggATCAAAATGCACCTAAACCAATGGAAAatcttgtgttatttttgtgcaGTTAAAAACTTTTGAGGGTATGGATGAGGGTGAGGCAACTACGGAGGAGGTGGAACGGGTACACAAAATTCTCCGGGCTCACTACAGGAAACACAGACGTAAGCCCGGCTTGTTGAATAGTTATTTTAATAGCTGTTATAGGCTATATTCGCAAtgcaaaaaatgcataaatttcCCAATTGGAATGTGAATTGTTTGTAATGAATCTTTAAGGAAAAAAGTCCAACTTGGTAAAAGTTGTGGCCACATGTACAGTATATGTAGCCGATGTCGAAAAAGTGCACTGTGTCTTTATGTGTTTGATGCTACAGACAGGACCTTTTTATTTCAGGAATCTCATATTTTGAGTTTGTGCTCAACCCAGATTCCTTCGGACACACGGTGGAGAACATCTTTCACTTGTCTTTTCTTATTAAGGTAGGTCATGGTgtcatataattaaatgttatatattaagTGTGAGTATTTTTATTAGGATTTAAATAGTAATTGTTTAATCAAGTACTcaagtaaaacaacaacaatgcctGATTACAACAAAACTTATCatagttttatacatgtatgtgttttttttcaggatGGCTGGGCGGAGATGTATCTAGATGAGGAGCTTCAGATTCCCATGATAAGTGAGTGGTGTAGTAATAATTATAgcttcatattcaaatgactaGTGAGTGGTGTGAAAATATAGCTTCACCATATGGTCAGTGAGTGGTTTAAAAATATAGCTCATTTgcaacttttaaaaatatcacaatttagTATTTCAACTATTTCGCATTCAGTTATACCACCTACACGGCTAGAGTGACATATACTTGTGTATGTTTGTATCAACTTTCAGGGCCAATGGACAGTGAGCGCAAGAAGCAAGCAAGTCGTGACGGTAAAGACCAGCGGAGAATACAGGCCATCATTTCCATAACCCCCGGGGAATGGGAGGTATGTGATCCTTCTGTAGATGGCTGAAATTTCAAgagattttaatatttgcaatttgCAAATTGATCTGGTCAggaatttaaaaacattatgcATCTATTTGGACGTAATGGTTTCACAAAATTTATAGTGAAATTGGCCAAAACTAAAAAATGATATCACAAAATTACCACAATCTACATTCATTGAATTCAGGTTTAATTGGCAATGAGCTTAAACTGTGTTTGCCAAAAACTAAAGACTTTGAAAAGATATTCACTTAATAACTTGGTATTGCCAACCACTATTGTGTTGTCctgtttaaattaaatgcaaatttcattttaatttattataagaTTACAGaatttatcaatattacaatGGTTTGTCTATGTTCTTTTATTAGACAGGCCAAATTTGGTTGAATCTCAACTTGtatgcttgtctgtttttcaaagataaaaagtaaagaaattGTTTAGAGTCAAGAGAGTTATTATGATAGCTTTGCTGCCGTTGTCCTTGTTGTTATCAAGAAAAAAACTGTATCCATTTCAATAACTTCCACAAGTCTCAGGCTGTTATAATACTCTGTTGAATTCATAGTTACATAATTCATGCAGGAGCTAGTGCAAGCTTTCAAAGTGACGCGCGCCCAGATTCCACCGAGGGAGAACGTGCGGAATGGACACGGCTGAATGCACAGGGTACCATGGCAACCAGATGTGCCTAGAAAATCACCATAGTAACCGAGATACAAGCAACATGTTGGGCCTTCCTCACATCTAGTGATGGTCACCAGTACTTTGATCAAATTTAATTTGCAGCAGAATGGTCATTGAAGAAAGATTTTGATCTTGATGGAAGTAAAATTTTCACtgtcaataattattaatactTGTTTTCAATTTCTATTAATTTGATCATAATGAATAAATGTACTCAGAGGTGCAAGGAAATTAGAAATCTACAAGGTTCATCTGAGAATGTTTCTGATGCATGGCTGCTTTCTATGTGGACTGTGACAAAGAGCAATGGGTCTCATTGTGCCAGTTTTTAGCATGATATCAGATATGTTTTACACTATACCATGGTACTGAAATGTTAATTACTAtagattaaaagaaaagtacCCATGATCTTTAAAACTACACATTAAACCACGGAATCTCAGTTCTGTTTTTAGTAACAAGACACCATGATGTCATATTGTTTGCTGTTGTCATAGTTACTGTCAGACTCATTTCTGTTTTTGGCAGTTATGTCGgccaataaagatcttagttgATTTTAGTCGTATAGTGTTATAGTTTTATAATTGTGCTAAATATTTGAGTGACTGGAACTTTAgccactattttaaatgaacacaaagatgaggaaacaaaaataataaatatgttaccATTTGTGACATATACCAGTATAGAGATTTAAGATTGTTGAAGTCACAAATAAAATCCTTCATTGAAATGGCCCTCAAAGTGATATGCAGTAGCAATTACTTTCCATTCAGAGTATGTGACTATGTTTTGTTATTCCACAATCTATGGTTGACAACATTGAAAGTTATGTTGATCAGAGTTGTTATCTAGTCTTGTTTTCTTATtgagatattttgtattttatttgtatatttgcaataaaatatgtacaatttttattatttttacttttattcatatttatgatTGCGATACCGAAGGGAAAAGTCAATGCCAAAACAATGGAGaagacaaaataatgaaatcataCTTGAATAGGCTTTAATGTTTAGATTAGTATATATTGAATGATAACTGCTAAATATGGATAAAGTTAGCCAGTTTCAAAATGCCAGCAAGGTTGAGCAGAAAGACTGGTCCCAGTTACAAGAAAATCAACGCCATAAAGGTAAATGGTATCATACTTTTGTTTCTCAGATTAGCCAGTACTTCTTGGGAAAATGCTGATGTGACCTGAGTTAATACAGCATGAACACACGAACAAGTGCCAATCTTTATATTTCCATTGTGAATAATTATTCATCATAATTAAAATCTTCTGCAGTTGAGTATTAAGGTTATCAACAACATacctttgtaaaaaaaaaatgctgataaTTGTAATGTTGTATACTATTGGATATAAGATATAAGGTTTATCAGGGCATAATACTGATGTTACCAATGATGTCAAGAAGGTTCATACAAAATGAATGTCAAGTAGTCTCTGTAATAGTCTTATTGTACTGTCTatgataatgtaaataataaaacacaactGTGGTTTtctaccatttttatatttgggGCTGTAATTCCAAAATGCCTTCTTCGAATGCTCAAAACAACAAGAGCTTGCCAAGTTTTTGCTTTCAAGCAACTTAAATGTGAAAGTTGTTTCTCAATGCtgtggaaaaaaaatgtgatgcATTAATTGTATCTTAAAGGATGACGACACTAGTTGACTTCAATGTTCATTATCACTTGatggtgaaaatatttttgctgGAA
The Mya arenaria isolate MELC-2E11 chromosome 12, ASM2691426v1 DNA segment above includes these coding regions:
- the LOC128211884 gene encoding EP300-interacting inhibitor of differentiation 3-like, with protein sequence MAEEEDFNKDNPERRATRLHYRNIITDLQVHRDDLVNPQSEELQERLREVDENFKRVERAREAALDSQAMHLIANIGRMKAQALHTEFVRFQPTEFAQKLIAFVGGTSAGQGVEARISAQGWASLGRATQPFFRRSPPFQFVLGSFERGPKPVKERQQRAPREKESLATKETVPNQLKTFEGMDEGEATTEEVERVHKILRAHYRKHRRISYFEFVLNPDSFGHTVENIFHLSFLIKDGWAEMYLDEELQIPMIRPMDSERKKQASRDGKDQRRIQAIISITPGEWEELVQAFKVTRAQIPPRENVRNGHG